One window from the genome of Nitrososphaerota archaeon encodes:
- a CDS encoding LPXTG cell wall anchor domain-containing protein: protein MKEVPKEVTVETISPISYAAIGIGVVLVVISGVLFSRKKKA, encoded by the coding sequence ATCAAGGAAGTACCAAAGGAAGTAACTGTAGAAACTATCAGCCCTATCTCATATGCCGCAATTGGTATAGGAGTAGTTCTGGTAGTAATATCAGGAGTACTGTTCAGCAGAAAGAAGAAGGCATAA